From a single Poecilia reticulata strain Guanapo linkage group LG2, Guppy_female_1.0+MT, whole genome shotgun sequence genomic region:
- the atp11a gene encoding probable phospholipid-transporting ATPase IH isoform X1, with amino-acid sequence MGMDFSTLRTLISRYCAGEENCVDTRTVYIGHKEPPPGAEAFIQQRFPDNRIVSSKYTFWNFIPKNMFEQFRRVANFYFLIIFLVQLIIDTPTSPVTSGLPLFFVIIVTAIKQGYEDWLRHKADKAVNQCLVQVVQHGKVSRKHSRKLTVGDVVYVKEDESFPCDLILLSSSRDDGTCYVTTASLDGESSHKTYHAIQDTKAYKTEEEVNYIHATIDCEQPQPDLYKFRGNINIYMGNEPVSRSLASQNLLLRGATLKNTEYIYGVAIYTGMETKMALNYQSKSQKRSAVEKSMNAFLVVYLCILISKAVINTALKYVWQADPNRDEPWYNGKTESERQRHVLIRAFTDFLAFMVLFNYIIPVSMYVTVEMQKFLGSYFIMWDDEMFDEELGERAVVNTSDLNEELGQVEYVFTDKTGTLTENNMEFIECCVDGNVYVPHIICNGQVMPGAAGIDMIDTSPGPEAREREELFFRALCLCHTVQVKEEETVDGIKHGIHQGKSSSFYISSSPDEVALVEGMKRLGFTYLRLKDGQMEILNREDEIERFELLEVLTFDSVRRRMSVIVRSSTGELYLFCKGADSSIFPRVVSGKMEQIKARVERNAVEGLRTLCVAYRRLSPEQYEQVCHLLTRAKLEFQDQDKLVAEAYDLIERDLILLGATAVEDRLQEKAADTIESLHKAGMKVWVLTGDKMETAAATCYASKLFRRSTQILELTTKRTEEQSLHDVLFELSRTVLRHYGSMPRDASSGLSSEYIDYGLIIDGATLSAVMRPSQEDSNSGNYKEIFLEICRNCSAVLCCRMAPLQKAQIVKMIKSSKEHPITLAIGDGANDVSMILEAHVGIGIMGKEGRQAVRNSDYAIPKFKHLKKMLLVHGHYYYIRISELVQYFFYKNVCFIFPQFLYQFFCGFSQQPLYDTAYLTLYNISFTSLPILLYSLMEQHINMDILKKEPTLYRDIAKNSLLTWPIFIYWTVLGVYDAIVMFFGAYFLFDNTTFTSNGQLMTTNTQMMFGNWTFGTLVFTVLVFTVTFKLALDTHYWTWINHFVIWGSLVFFVVFSLLWGGIIWPFLNYQRMYYVFMQMLSSGPAWLSIILLITASLLPDVVKKVFWRALWPTTTERIQSADKLYKGQLSEFTPLEALHPPPRAGDHQRSSGTQRNPRRSDTPNKKVMFTRWQRAPDYRTFTPLLRFTDGSRHSRPGNAYRGAGPETSV; translated from the exons TGTGCTGGGGAGGAGAACTGTGTGGACACCAGGACGGTTTATATCGGACATAAGGAGCCTCCTCCAGGAGCTGAGGCCTTCATTCAGCAGAGGTTTCCAGATAACAGAATAGTTTCCTCCAAG TACACTTTTTGGAACTTCATCCCCAAGAACATGTTTGAGCAGTTCAGGAGAGTGGCCAACTTCTACTTTCTCATCATCTTTCTGGTTCAG CTAATCATCGACACTCCCACAAGTCCCGTCACCAGCGGGCTGCCGCTCTTCTTTGTCATCATTGTGACGGCCATTAAACAG GGCTATGAGGACTGGTTGAGACATAAAGCAGACAAAGCTGTCAACCAGTGTCTGGTCCAGGTGGTGCAGCACGGGAAAGTGAGCCGCAAACACAGTCGCAAGCTTACG GTCGGAGATGTGGTGTACGTGAAGGAAGACGAGTCCTTTCCGTGCGATCTCATTCTTCTCTCCTCATCCCGAGATGACGGGACGTGTTACGTTACAACGGCCAGCCTGGACGGGGAAAGCAGCCACAAG ACGTATCATGCAATACAAGACACCAAAGCTTacaaaacagaggaagaggtcAACTACATCCACGCCACCATAGACTGTGAACAGCCGCAGCCAGACCTGTACAA ATTTAGGGGCAATATCAACATTTACATGGGAAATGAGCCCGTGTCCAG atCTTTGGCGTCTCAAAATCTGCTGCTACGCGGAGCTACgcttaaaaacactgaatatatcTACG GTGTTGCTATCTACACTGGCATGGAAACCAAGATGGCTCTCAACTACCAGTCCAAATCTCAGAAGCGATCGGCGGTGGAAAA GTCAATGAACGCCTTCCTGGTGGTCTACCTGTGCATCCTCATCAGCAAAGCCGTCATCAACACGGCGCTGAAGTACGTGTGGCAAGCCGACCCCAACAGAGACGAGCCGTGGTACAACGGGAAGACGGAGAGCGAGAGGCAAAGACACGTT CTGATCAGGGCGTTCACAGACTTCTTGGCCTTTATGGTGCTGTTCAACTACATCATCCCCGTCTCCATGTACGTCACCGTGGAGATGCAGAAGTTCCTGGGGTCCTACTTCATCATGTGGGACGATGAGATGTTTGACGAGGAGCTGGGCGAGCGAGCCGTGGTCAACACGTCAGACCTGAACGAGGAGTTGGGTCAG GTGGAGTACGTCTTCACAGACAAAACAGGGACTCTGACCGAGAACAACATGGAGTTCATAGAGTGCTGTGTGGACGGAAACGTTTACGTACCTCATATCATCTGTAATGGACAG GTGATGCCTGGTGCTGCTGGCATCGATATGATCGACACATCGCCAGGGCCTGAAGCCAGG GAGCGTGAGGAGCTGTTTTTCCGCGCCTTGTGTTTGTGCCACACGGTACaggtgaaggaggaggagacggtggATGGGATCAAACATGGCATCCACCAGGGCAAGTCCTCCTCCTTCTACATCTCCTCTTCGCCAGACGAGGTGGCGCTGGTGGAGGGCATGAAGAG GCTGGGCTTCACCTATCTGCGGCTGAAGGACGGTCAGATGGAGATCTTAAACAGGGAAGATGAGATAGAGAG GTTTGAGCTGCTAGAAGTTTTAACTTTTGACTCCGTGAGACGGAGGATGAGCGTCATCGTCAGGTCCAGCACGG GTGAGCTGTACCTCTTCTGCAAAGGAGCCGATTCCTCCATCTTCCCCAGAGTTGTTTCAGGAAAGATGGAGCAGATCAAAGCGCGGGTGGAGCGAAACGCAGTG GAAGGCCTGAGGACTCTCTGCGTCGCTTATCGGCGGCTGAGTCCGGAGCAGTATGAGCAGGTCTGCCACCTCCTGACCAGGGCCAAGTTGGAATTTCAGGACCAGGACAAGCTGGTGGCCGAGGCATATGACCTCATCGAGAGAGACCTCATCCTGCTGGGAGCCACCGCTGTAGAGGACAG GCTGCAGGAGAAAGCTGCAGATACCATCGAGTCTCTCCACAAGGCGGGCATGAAAGTGTGGGTGCTGACCGGAGACAAGATGGAGACTGCGGCTGCTACCTGCTACGCTAGCAAGCTGTTTCGCCGCAGCACCCAGATTCTGGAGCTCACCACCAAGCGGACGGAGGAGCAGAGCCTGCACGACGTCCTGTTTGAGCTGAGCAGAACGGTGCTCCGGCATTACGGAAGCATGCCGCGCGACGCCTCCTCTGG TTTATCCAGCGAGTACATCGACTATGGCCTGATAATCGACGGCGCCACCCTCTCCGCTGTGATGAGGCCCAGCCAGGAAGACTCCAACTCAGGGAATTACAAAGAGATATTCCTGGAAATCTGCCGCAACTGCAGCGCAGTGCTCTGCTGTCGAATGGCTCCTCTTCAGAAAGCACAG atagtCAAGATGATCAAATCCTCCAAAGAGCACCCGATCACCCTCGCCATTGGAGATGGGGCAAATGATGTTAGCATGATCCTGGAGGCCCACGTTGGCATCG GCATTATGGGTAAAGAGGGTCGCCAAGCAGTAAGAAACAGTGACTACGCTATCCCAAAGTTTAAACACCTCAAAAAGATGCTGCTTGTTCATGGACACTACTACTACATACGCATCTCTGAACTCGTGCAATACTTCTTCTACAAG aaTGTTTGTTTCATCTTTCCCCAGTTCCTCTACCAGTTCTTCTGTGGCTTCTCCCAGCAG CCACTATATGACACGGCTTACTTGACTCTCTACAACATCAGCTTCACGTCGCTGCCCATCCTCCTCTACAGCCTCATGGAGCAGCACATCAACATGGACATCCTGAAGAAGGAGCCAACGCTTTACAG AGATATAGCCAAGAACTCATTACTAACGTGGCCCATCTTCATATACTGGACTGTCCTGGGCGTGTATGATGCCATTGTGATGTTCTTTGGTGcttacttcctgtttgacaATACCACCTTCACCAGCAACGGACAG CTAATGACAACCAACACACAGATG atgttTGGAAACTGGACGTTTGGGACTCTGGTCTTTACTGTGCTCGTTTTCACCGTTACATTCAAG ttggCTCTCGATACTCATTACTGGACGTGGATCAACCATTTTGTCATCTGGGGCTCGCTTGTCTTCTTTGTAGTCTTCTCTCTGCTGTGGGGAGGAATTAtttg GCCTTTCCTGAACTACCAGCGGATGTACTACGTGTTCATGCAGATGCTGTCCAGCGGTCCGGCCTGGCTCAGCATCATCCTGCTGATTACAGCCAGTCTGCTGCCGGACGTGGTGAAGAAGGTGTTCTGGAGGGCGCTGTGGCCCACCACCACTGAACGCATACAG AGCGCCGATAAGCTCTACAAGGGCCAGCTGTCAGAGTTCACGCCCCTGGAGGCTCTCCACCCTCCGCCCAGGGCCGGCGACCACCAGCGAAGCTCTGGAACCCAAAGGAACCCTCGAAGGTCTGACACCCCAAACAAGAAAGTCATGTTCACACGCTGGCAAAGAGCGCCAGACTACCGCACCTTCACCCCCCTGCTCCGATTTACTGACGGCTCCCGACACTCGAGGCCGGGGAACGCCTACAGAGGGGCGGGGCCGGAGACCTCagtctaa
- the atp11a gene encoding probable phospholipid-transporting ATPase IH isoform X5 — protein MGMDFSTLRTLISRYCAGEENCVDTRTVYIGHKEPPPGAEAFIQQRFPDNRIVSSKYTFWNFIPKNMFEQFRRVANFYFLIIFLVQLIIDTPTSPVTSGLPLFFVIIVTAIKQGYEDWLRHKADKAVNQCLVQVVQHGKVSRKHSRKLTVGDVVYVKEDESFPCDLILLSSSRDDGTCYVTTASLDGESSHKTYHAIQDTKAYKTEEEVNYIHATIDCEQPQPDLYKFRGNINIYMGNEPVSRSLASQNLLLRGATLKNTEYIYGVAIYTGMETKMALNYQSKSQKRSAVEKSMNAFLVVYLCILISKAVINTALKYVWQADPNRDEPWYNGKTESERQRHVLIRAFTDFLAFMVLFNYIIPVSMYVTVEMQKFLGSYFIMWDDEMFDEELGERAVVNTSDLNEELGQVEYVFTDKTGTLTENNMEFIECCVDGNVYVPHIICNGQVMPGAAGIDMIDTSPGPEAREREELFFRALCLCHTVQVKEEETVDGIKHGIHQGKSSSFYISSSPDEVALVEGMKRLGFTYLRLKDGQMEILNREDEIERFELLEVLTFDSVRRRMSVIVRSSTGELYLFCKGADSSIFPRVVSGKMEQIKARVERNAVEGLRTLCVAYRRLSPEQYEQVCHLLTRAKLEFQDQDKLVAEAYDLIERDLILLGATAVEDRLQEKAADTIESLHKAGMKVWVLTGDKMETAAATCYASKLFRRSTQILELTTKRTEEQSLHDVLFELSRTVLRHYGSMPRDASSGLSSEYIDYGLIIDGATLSAVMRPSQEDSNSGNYKEIFLEICRNCSAVLCCRMAPLQKAQIVKMIKSSKEHPITLAIGDGANDVSMILEAHVGIGIMGKEGRQAVRNSDYAIPKFKHLKKMLLVHGHYYYIRISELVQYFFYKNVCFIFPQFLYQFFCGFSQQPLYDTAYLTLYNISFTSLPILLYSLMEQHINMDILKKEPTLYRDIAKNSLLTWPIFIYWTVLGVYDAIVMFFGAYFLFDNTTFTSNGQLMTTNTQMMFGNWTFGTLVFTVLVFTVTFKLALDTHYWTWINHFVIWGSLVFFVVFSLLWGGIIWPFLNYQRMYYVFMQMLSSGPAWLSIILLITASLLPDVVKKVFWRALWPTTTERIQAKRRRLASEPSTIFMLSQTSSRISF, from the exons TGTGCTGGGGAGGAGAACTGTGTGGACACCAGGACGGTTTATATCGGACATAAGGAGCCTCCTCCAGGAGCTGAGGCCTTCATTCAGCAGAGGTTTCCAGATAACAGAATAGTTTCCTCCAAG TACACTTTTTGGAACTTCATCCCCAAGAACATGTTTGAGCAGTTCAGGAGAGTGGCCAACTTCTACTTTCTCATCATCTTTCTGGTTCAG CTAATCATCGACACTCCCACAAGTCCCGTCACCAGCGGGCTGCCGCTCTTCTTTGTCATCATTGTGACGGCCATTAAACAG GGCTATGAGGACTGGTTGAGACATAAAGCAGACAAAGCTGTCAACCAGTGTCTGGTCCAGGTGGTGCAGCACGGGAAAGTGAGCCGCAAACACAGTCGCAAGCTTACG GTCGGAGATGTGGTGTACGTGAAGGAAGACGAGTCCTTTCCGTGCGATCTCATTCTTCTCTCCTCATCCCGAGATGACGGGACGTGTTACGTTACAACGGCCAGCCTGGACGGGGAAAGCAGCCACAAG ACGTATCATGCAATACAAGACACCAAAGCTTacaaaacagaggaagaggtcAACTACATCCACGCCACCATAGACTGTGAACAGCCGCAGCCAGACCTGTACAA ATTTAGGGGCAATATCAACATTTACATGGGAAATGAGCCCGTGTCCAG atCTTTGGCGTCTCAAAATCTGCTGCTACGCGGAGCTACgcttaaaaacactgaatatatcTACG GTGTTGCTATCTACACTGGCATGGAAACCAAGATGGCTCTCAACTACCAGTCCAAATCTCAGAAGCGATCGGCGGTGGAAAA GTCAATGAACGCCTTCCTGGTGGTCTACCTGTGCATCCTCATCAGCAAAGCCGTCATCAACACGGCGCTGAAGTACGTGTGGCAAGCCGACCCCAACAGAGACGAGCCGTGGTACAACGGGAAGACGGAGAGCGAGAGGCAAAGACACGTT CTGATCAGGGCGTTCACAGACTTCTTGGCCTTTATGGTGCTGTTCAACTACATCATCCCCGTCTCCATGTACGTCACCGTGGAGATGCAGAAGTTCCTGGGGTCCTACTTCATCATGTGGGACGATGAGATGTTTGACGAGGAGCTGGGCGAGCGAGCCGTGGTCAACACGTCAGACCTGAACGAGGAGTTGGGTCAG GTGGAGTACGTCTTCACAGACAAAACAGGGACTCTGACCGAGAACAACATGGAGTTCATAGAGTGCTGTGTGGACGGAAACGTTTACGTACCTCATATCATCTGTAATGGACAG GTGATGCCTGGTGCTGCTGGCATCGATATGATCGACACATCGCCAGGGCCTGAAGCCAGG GAGCGTGAGGAGCTGTTTTTCCGCGCCTTGTGTTTGTGCCACACGGTACaggtgaaggaggaggagacggtggATGGGATCAAACATGGCATCCACCAGGGCAAGTCCTCCTCCTTCTACATCTCCTCTTCGCCAGACGAGGTGGCGCTGGTGGAGGGCATGAAGAG GCTGGGCTTCACCTATCTGCGGCTGAAGGACGGTCAGATGGAGATCTTAAACAGGGAAGATGAGATAGAGAG GTTTGAGCTGCTAGAAGTTTTAACTTTTGACTCCGTGAGACGGAGGATGAGCGTCATCGTCAGGTCCAGCACGG GTGAGCTGTACCTCTTCTGCAAAGGAGCCGATTCCTCCATCTTCCCCAGAGTTGTTTCAGGAAAGATGGAGCAGATCAAAGCGCGGGTGGAGCGAAACGCAGTG GAAGGCCTGAGGACTCTCTGCGTCGCTTATCGGCGGCTGAGTCCGGAGCAGTATGAGCAGGTCTGCCACCTCCTGACCAGGGCCAAGTTGGAATTTCAGGACCAGGACAAGCTGGTGGCCGAGGCATATGACCTCATCGAGAGAGACCTCATCCTGCTGGGAGCCACCGCTGTAGAGGACAG GCTGCAGGAGAAAGCTGCAGATACCATCGAGTCTCTCCACAAGGCGGGCATGAAAGTGTGGGTGCTGACCGGAGACAAGATGGAGACTGCGGCTGCTACCTGCTACGCTAGCAAGCTGTTTCGCCGCAGCACCCAGATTCTGGAGCTCACCACCAAGCGGACGGAGGAGCAGAGCCTGCACGACGTCCTGTTTGAGCTGAGCAGAACGGTGCTCCGGCATTACGGAAGCATGCCGCGCGACGCCTCCTCTGG TTTATCCAGCGAGTACATCGACTATGGCCTGATAATCGACGGCGCCACCCTCTCCGCTGTGATGAGGCCCAGCCAGGAAGACTCCAACTCAGGGAATTACAAAGAGATATTCCTGGAAATCTGCCGCAACTGCAGCGCAGTGCTCTGCTGTCGAATGGCTCCTCTTCAGAAAGCACAG atagtCAAGATGATCAAATCCTCCAAAGAGCACCCGATCACCCTCGCCATTGGAGATGGGGCAAATGATGTTAGCATGATCCTGGAGGCCCACGTTGGCATCG GCATTATGGGTAAAGAGGGTCGCCAAGCAGTAAGAAACAGTGACTACGCTATCCCAAAGTTTAAACACCTCAAAAAGATGCTGCTTGTTCATGGACACTACTACTACATACGCATCTCTGAACTCGTGCAATACTTCTTCTACAAG aaTGTTTGTTTCATCTTTCCCCAGTTCCTCTACCAGTTCTTCTGTGGCTTCTCCCAGCAG CCACTATATGACACGGCTTACTTGACTCTCTACAACATCAGCTTCACGTCGCTGCCCATCCTCCTCTACAGCCTCATGGAGCAGCACATCAACATGGACATCCTGAAGAAGGAGCCAACGCTTTACAG AGATATAGCCAAGAACTCATTACTAACGTGGCCCATCTTCATATACTGGACTGTCCTGGGCGTGTATGATGCCATTGTGATGTTCTTTGGTGcttacttcctgtttgacaATACCACCTTCACCAGCAACGGACAG CTAATGACAACCAACACACAGATG atgttTGGAAACTGGACGTTTGGGACTCTGGTCTTTACTGTGCTCGTTTTCACCGTTACATTCAAG ttggCTCTCGATACTCATTACTGGACGTGGATCAACCATTTTGTCATCTGGGGCTCGCTTGTCTTCTTTGTAGTCTTCTCTCTGCTGTGGGGAGGAATTAtttg GCCTTTCCTGAACTACCAGCGGATGTACTACGTGTTCATGCAGATGCTGTCCAGCGGTCCGGCCTGGCTCAGCATCATCCTGCTGATTACAGCCAGTCTGCTGCCGGACGTGGTGAAGAAGGTGTTCTGGAGGGCGCTGTGGCCCACCACCACTGAACGCATACAG GCTAAGCGTCGGCGCCTTGCCTCAGAACCTTCCACCATCTTCATGCTGTCTCAGACCTCCAGCAGAATCAGTTTCTAA
- the atp11a gene encoding probable phospholipid-transporting ATPase IH isoform X6 — MGMDFSTLRTLISRYCAGEENCVDTRTVYIGHKEPPPGAEAFIQQRFPDNRIVSSKYTFWNFIPKNMFEQFRRVANFYFLIIFLVQLIIDTPTSPVTSGLPLFFVIIVTAIKQGYEDWLRHKADKAVNQCLVQVVQHGKVSRKHSRKLTVGDVVYVKEDESFPCDLILLSSSRDDGTCYVTTASLDGESSHKTYHAIQDTKAYKTEEEVNYIHATIDCEQPQPDLYKFRGNINIYMGNEPVSRSLASQNLLLRGATLKNTEYIYGVAIYTGMETKMALNYQSKSQKRSAVEKSMNAFLVVYLCILISKAVINTALKYVWQADPNRDEPWYNGKTESERQRHVLIRAFTDFLAFMVLFNYIIPVSMYVTVEMQKFLGSYFIMWDDEMFDEELGERAVVNTSDLNEELGQVEYVFTDKTGTLTENNMEFIECCVDGNVYVPHIICNGQVMPGAAGIDMIDTSPGPEAREREELFFRALCLCHTVQVKEEETVDGIKHGIHQGKSSSFYISSSPDEVALVEGMKRLGFTYLRLKDGQMEILNREDEIERFELLEVLTFDSVRRRMSVIVRSSTGELYLFCKGADSSIFPRVVSGKMEQIKARVERNAVEGLRTLCVAYRRLSPEQYEQVCHLLTRAKLEFQDQDKLVAEAYDLIERDLILLGATAVEDRLQEKAADTIESLHKAGMKVWVLTGDKMETAAATCYASKLFRRSTQILELTTKRTEEQSLHDVLFELSRTVLRHYGSMPRDASSGLSSEYIDYGLIIDGATLSAVMRPSQEDSNSGNYKEIFLEICRNCSAVLCCRMAPLQKAQIVKMIKSSKEHPITLAIGDGANDVSMILEAHVGIGIMGKEGRQAVRNSDYAIPKFKHLKKMLLVHGHYYYIRISELVQYFFYKNVCFIFPQFLYQFFCGFSQQPLYDTAYLTLYNISFTSLPILLYSLMEQHINMDILKKEPTLYRDIAKNSLLTWPIFIYWTVLGVYDAIVMFFGAYFLFDNTTFTSNGQLMTTNTQMMFGNWTFGTLVFTVLVFTVTFKLALDTHYWTWINHFVIWGSLVFFVVFSLLWGGIIWPFLNYQRMYYVFMQMLSSGPAWLSIILLITASLLPDVVKKVFWRALWPTTTERIQRRRLASEPSTIFMLSQTSSRISF, encoded by the exons TGTGCTGGGGAGGAGAACTGTGTGGACACCAGGACGGTTTATATCGGACATAAGGAGCCTCCTCCAGGAGCTGAGGCCTTCATTCAGCAGAGGTTTCCAGATAACAGAATAGTTTCCTCCAAG TACACTTTTTGGAACTTCATCCCCAAGAACATGTTTGAGCAGTTCAGGAGAGTGGCCAACTTCTACTTTCTCATCATCTTTCTGGTTCAG CTAATCATCGACACTCCCACAAGTCCCGTCACCAGCGGGCTGCCGCTCTTCTTTGTCATCATTGTGACGGCCATTAAACAG GGCTATGAGGACTGGTTGAGACATAAAGCAGACAAAGCTGTCAACCAGTGTCTGGTCCAGGTGGTGCAGCACGGGAAAGTGAGCCGCAAACACAGTCGCAAGCTTACG GTCGGAGATGTGGTGTACGTGAAGGAAGACGAGTCCTTTCCGTGCGATCTCATTCTTCTCTCCTCATCCCGAGATGACGGGACGTGTTACGTTACAACGGCCAGCCTGGACGGGGAAAGCAGCCACAAG ACGTATCATGCAATACAAGACACCAAAGCTTacaaaacagaggaagaggtcAACTACATCCACGCCACCATAGACTGTGAACAGCCGCAGCCAGACCTGTACAA ATTTAGGGGCAATATCAACATTTACATGGGAAATGAGCCCGTGTCCAG atCTTTGGCGTCTCAAAATCTGCTGCTACGCGGAGCTACgcttaaaaacactgaatatatcTACG GTGTTGCTATCTACACTGGCATGGAAACCAAGATGGCTCTCAACTACCAGTCCAAATCTCAGAAGCGATCGGCGGTGGAAAA GTCAATGAACGCCTTCCTGGTGGTCTACCTGTGCATCCTCATCAGCAAAGCCGTCATCAACACGGCGCTGAAGTACGTGTGGCAAGCCGACCCCAACAGAGACGAGCCGTGGTACAACGGGAAGACGGAGAGCGAGAGGCAAAGACACGTT CTGATCAGGGCGTTCACAGACTTCTTGGCCTTTATGGTGCTGTTCAACTACATCATCCCCGTCTCCATGTACGTCACCGTGGAGATGCAGAAGTTCCTGGGGTCCTACTTCATCATGTGGGACGATGAGATGTTTGACGAGGAGCTGGGCGAGCGAGCCGTGGTCAACACGTCAGACCTGAACGAGGAGTTGGGTCAG GTGGAGTACGTCTTCACAGACAAAACAGGGACTCTGACCGAGAACAACATGGAGTTCATAGAGTGCTGTGTGGACGGAAACGTTTACGTACCTCATATCATCTGTAATGGACAG GTGATGCCTGGTGCTGCTGGCATCGATATGATCGACACATCGCCAGGGCCTGAAGCCAGG GAGCGTGAGGAGCTGTTTTTCCGCGCCTTGTGTTTGTGCCACACGGTACaggtgaaggaggaggagacggtggATGGGATCAAACATGGCATCCACCAGGGCAAGTCCTCCTCCTTCTACATCTCCTCTTCGCCAGACGAGGTGGCGCTGGTGGAGGGCATGAAGAG GCTGGGCTTCACCTATCTGCGGCTGAAGGACGGTCAGATGGAGATCTTAAACAGGGAAGATGAGATAGAGAG GTTTGAGCTGCTAGAAGTTTTAACTTTTGACTCCGTGAGACGGAGGATGAGCGTCATCGTCAGGTCCAGCACGG GTGAGCTGTACCTCTTCTGCAAAGGAGCCGATTCCTCCATCTTCCCCAGAGTTGTTTCAGGAAAGATGGAGCAGATCAAAGCGCGGGTGGAGCGAAACGCAGTG GAAGGCCTGAGGACTCTCTGCGTCGCTTATCGGCGGCTGAGTCCGGAGCAGTATGAGCAGGTCTGCCACCTCCTGACCAGGGCCAAGTTGGAATTTCAGGACCAGGACAAGCTGGTGGCCGAGGCATATGACCTCATCGAGAGAGACCTCATCCTGCTGGGAGCCACCGCTGTAGAGGACAG GCTGCAGGAGAAAGCTGCAGATACCATCGAGTCTCTCCACAAGGCGGGCATGAAAGTGTGGGTGCTGACCGGAGACAAGATGGAGACTGCGGCTGCTACCTGCTACGCTAGCAAGCTGTTTCGCCGCAGCACCCAGATTCTGGAGCTCACCACCAAGCGGACGGAGGAGCAGAGCCTGCACGACGTCCTGTTTGAGCTGAGCAGAACGGTGCTCCGGCATTACGGAAGCATGCCGCGCGACGCCTCCTCTGG TTTATCCAGCGAGTACATCGACTATGGCCTGATAATCGACGGCGCCACCCTCTCCGCTGTGATGAGGCCCAGCCAGGAAGACTCCAACTCAGGGAATTACAAAGAGATATTCCTGGAAATCTGCCGCAACTGCAGCGCAGTGCTCTGCTGTCGAATGGCTCCTCTTCAGAAAGCACAG atagtCAAGATGATCAAATCCTCCAAAGAGCACCCGATCACCCTCGCCATTGGAGATGGGGCAAATGATGTTAGCATGATCCTGGAGGCCCACGTTGGCATCG GCATTATGGGTAAAGAGGGTCGCCAAGCAGTAAGAAACAGTGACTACGCTATCCCAAAGTTTAAACACCTCAAAAAGATGCTGCTTGTTCATGGACACTACTACTACATACGCATCTCTGAACTCGTGCAATACTTCTTCTACAAG aaTGTTTGTTTCATCTTTCCCCAGTTCCTCTACCAGTTCTTCTGTGGCTTCTCCCAGCAG CCACTATATGACACGGCTTACTTGACTCTCTACAACATCAGCTTCACGTCGCTGCCCATCCTCCTCTACAGCCTCATGGAGCAGCACATCAACATGGACATCCTGAAGAAGGAGCCAACGCTTTACAG AGATATAGCCAAGAACTCATTACTAACGTGGCCCATCTTCATATACTGGACTGTCCTGGGCGTGTATGATGCCATTGTGATGTTCTTTGGTGcttacttcctgtttgacaATACCACCTTCACCAGCAACGGACAG CTAATGACAACCAACACACAGATG atgttTGGAAACTGGACGTTTGGGACTCTGGTCTTTACTGTGCTCGTTTTCACCGTTACATTCAAG ttggCTCTCGATACTCATTACTGGACGTGGATCAACCATTTTGTCATCTGGGGCTCGCTTGTCTTCTTTGTAGTCTTCTCTCTGCTGTGGGGAGGAATTAtttg GCCTTTCCTGAACTACCAGCGGATGTACTACGTGTTCATGCAGATGCTGTCCAGCGGTCCGGCCTGGCTCAGCATCATCCTGCTGATTACAGCCAGTCTGCTGCCGGACGTGGTGAAGAAGGTGTTCTGGAGGGCGCTGTGGCCCACCACCACTGAACGCATACAG CGTCGGCGCCTTGCCTCAGAACCTTCCACCATCTTCATGCTGTCTCAGACCTCCAGCAGAATCAGTTTCTAA